A single genomic interval of Gemmatimonadaceae bacterium harbors:
- a CDS encoding protein kinase, whose protein sequence is MSSVRNDPRPDTLSGRYRIEREIGAGAMATVYLARDLKHDRDVAVKILRADLAESVGRERFLREIHLAAKLAHPHILPLFDSGESDGALYYVMPNVQGHSLRDRLAAHRQLPVPDAVRIASEIAAALDHAHRQGIVHRDIKPENIMLQDGHALVADFGIGKALSDVAGDALTQVGTSVGTPAYMSPEQAVGEPIDGRSDVYSLGCVLYEMLVGEPPFTGPTAQSVIAKRFVQTPADVTALRDAVSRPLARIVHRALARTPMDRFETAADLRDALRDSMSSPTRAQGRAPAQSIAVLPFENLSAEQGSDYLGDGISEEIINVLTQIDGLRVAARTSAFSFKGARDDLRTIGEKLNVATVLEGSVRKAGNRLRVTAQLTDVADGYHLWSERYDRELVDVFAVQDEIAAAIAAKLQVTFDTTAPKHRGRATPAQVEAFELFLEARAIVGRRVDLHRAITLLERVVELDPTHARAHAAMAEAWRLLATFNRAPAAMAIARAKQSIAAALAIQPDLADALAVHAVVAFSFDWDAQAAVRSWQRALEVSPMQSEARVMFALYGLIMGCGDIERAAIEARRAQLDDPRNPTVSALASQVYDIAGQTADALAAAQQSVELEPHSILGLTTLAMVCAETGDTETAVRHAQRAIDISARSPLVLAAASFAAAARGDVGRADAYFREIVLRSEYEPASYSALTMAAIAAGRLDDAVDFAGRSADAHELLAGFALYMPLYAPLRAHPRFTEVRDRLTR, encoded by the coding sequence ATGAGCTCCGTCCGCAACGACCCTCGCCCCGACACGCTCTCCGGCCGCTATCGCATCGAACGCGAAATCGGCGCGGGCGCGATGGCGACGGTCTACCTCGCACGCGACCTCAAGCACGACCGCGACGTCGCCGTCAAGATACTGCGCGCCGACCTCGCGGAGTCCGTTGGGCGCGAACGATTTCTGCGCGAGATCCACCTGGCGGCGAAGCTCGCGCACCCGCACATCCTGCCGCTCTTCGACTCCGGCGAGAGCGACGGCGCGTTGTACTACGTGATGCCTAACGTACAAGGGCACTCGCTGCGCGATCGCCTCGCCGCCCATCGGCAGCTGCCCGTCCCGGATGCCGTCCGCATTGCATCCGAGATTGCAGCGGCGCTCGACCATGCACACCGCCAAGGCATCGTACACCGCGACATCAAGCCCGAAAACATCATGCTGCAAGACGGCCACGCGCTCGTGGCCGATTTCGGCATCGGCAAAGCGCTGAGCGACGTCGCCGGCGATGCGCTCACGCAAGTCGGCACGAGCGTGGGCACACCCGCCTACATGAGCCCGGAACAAGCGGTGGGCGAACCCATCGACGGACGCAGCGACGTGTATTCGCTCGGCTGCGTGCTCTATGAAATGCTCGTCGGCGAGCCGCCGTTCACCGGACCGACGGCTCAGTCAGTGATCGCGAAACGCTTCGTCCAGACGCCCGCCGACGTGACCGCGCTCCGCGACGCGGTCTCGCGTCCCCTCGCGCGCATCGTCCACCGCGCGTTAGCCCGCACGCCGATGGACCGATTCGAGACGGCAGCCGATCTGCGCGACGCGCTGCGCGACAGCATGTCATCGCCGACACGAGCGCAGGGTCGCGCGCCGGCGCAGTCGATCGCGGTACTGCCGTTCGAGAACTTGAGCGCCGAGCAGGGGAGCGACTACCTGGGCGACGGCATTTCCGAGGAAATCATCAACGTCCTAACGCAGATCGATGGGCTTCGCGTCGCAGCGCGTACATCGGCGTTTTCGTTCAAGGGCGCGCGCGACGACCTGCGCACCATTGGCGAGAAGCTGAACGTCGCCACGGTGCTCGAGGGCAGCGTACGCAAAGCAGGAAACCGGCTTCGCGTAACCGCGCAGCTCACCGACGTCGCCGACGGCTATCATCTCTGGTCCGAGCGATACGATCGAGAGCTCGTCGATGTATTCGCCGTGCAGGACGAAATTGCGGCCGCGATCGCAGCCAAACTGCAAGTCACCTTCGACACCACGGCCCCCAAGCATCGCGGGCGCGCAACTCCGGCGCAGGTCGAGGCATTCGAGCTCTTCCTCGAAGCGCGCGCCATCGTTGGCCGGCGCGTCGACCTGCACCGCGCAATCACACTACTCGAGCGCGTCGTGGAGCTGGATCCGACGCACGCCCGCGCCCATGCCGCCATGGCCGAGGCGTGGCGCTTGCTCGCCACCTTCAATCGCGCCCCGGCCGCGATGGCGATTGCGCGCGCCAAGCAGTCGATCGCCGCAGCCCTCGCGATCCAGCCGGATTTGGCCGATGCCCTGGCCGTGCACGCCGTCGTTGCCTTCTCCTTCGACTGGGATGCACAGGCGGCCGTTCGCTCTTGGCAGCGCGCGCTCGAGGTGAGTCCGATGCAATCGGAGGCACGCGTCATGTTCGCGCTCTATGGGCTCATCATGGGGTGTGGAGATATCGAGCGAGCGGCGATCGAGGCGCGACGCGCGCAGCTGGATGATCCGCGCAACCCGACGGTCAGCGCGCTGGCCTCTCAGGTGTACGACATCGCCGGCCAGACGGCGGACGCACTCGCCGCCGCCCAGCAGTCGGTCGAGCTCGAACCGCACTCCATCCTTGGCCTAACGACACTCGCGATGGTCTGCGCCGAAACGGGCGACACGGAGACCGCCGTGCGGCATGCGCAGCGCGCCATCGACATCTCTGCGCGGTCACCATTGGTGCTGGCGGCTGCATCGTTTGCCGCGGCCGCGCGAGGCGACGTGGGCCGCGCCGACGCCTATTTCCGCGAGATAGTTCTGCGTTCGGAGTACGAGCCGGCGTCGTACTCGGCGCTCACGATGGCCGCGATCGCCGCCGGTCGCTTGGACGACGCCGTCGATTTCGCCGGCCGCAGCGCGGACGCGCACGAGCTACTCGCGGGCTTTGCCCTTTACATGCCGTTGTATGCGCCGCTTCGGGCGCACCCGCGCTTCACCGAAGTCCGCGACCGGCTCACACGCTGA
- a CDS encoding amidohydrolase family protein — protein sequence MRRIRGQLPILAVALCATLPAVSQAQQRTRVVTVSDGAADPAVSPDGSEIALSILGKIWIVPANGGEARQVTNGISWDSHPAWSPDGQFLAFSHEGGDGNDLVMLNLATGTASAFYHTDDQILESEFAPKGDEIYFVAMSEQLDAHVMHVPVDGGKAEPVTETHNWHEWSFALSPDGQQMLLASGHYGGADLFQVDLPSRAATRLTDTPWHQSSVAWSADGKTFYYIRSVNAMDSIMAMPAAGGAPRLVFASPFDDKELALAPNGKTAVLCAGRKLYRLDLQTGAIAPIPFTARFTLPAQSAPDMIITHARLWDGTGAAPVADRTIEIRGGKIASIGGRQPDGAGGVPVIDARGRTVMPALMDNHYHFWDFGQGPLLLSHGITTIRDPGAPLSLSMTFKEAIALGIFPGPTIYSAGPLIDGLGDYHPLVDVMLDDTVGAATVVRAFKAQGVDLLKVYFMLKPEVLCAVIREAHKVGLRVTGHIGVHTSWTRAMDCGIDGLNHIRVWADLLPANEQPQGENESLAADRNPVARMQSDWHEIDPDSPRVTALIQKMARSKVGFDPTLSIQRIDDGMRKSLGLAQFATARDSYRRMSRFVARAQQMGVFLLAGTDDGSLFDEMEAYDSAGVPKTAILQAATANGAKWLGKDGEFGTIEVGRRADLIIVDGDPLKTMSDMRKIAIVVQGGRIVFRK from the coding sequence ATGCGCCGGATCCGCGGTCAGCTGCCGATCCTTGCAGTTGCGTTGTGCGCCACCCTGCCGGCGGTGTCGCAGGCACAGCAGCGCACGCGGGTCGTCACCGTATCCGATGGCGCCGCCGATCCGGCCGTCTCGCCCGACGGTTCCGAGATCGCGCTCAGCATTCTCGGCAAAATCTGGATCGTACCGGCGAACGGCGGCGAGGCGCGGCAGGTGACTAACGGCATCAGCTGGGACTCCCACCCGGCGTGGTCGCCCGACGGACAGTTCCTCGCGTTCTCGCACGAGGGCGGGGACGGGAACGACCTGGTCATGCTCAACCTCGCCACCGGCACGGCGTCGGCCTTTTATCACACCGACGATCAGATTCTCGAGAGCGAGTTCGCACCGAAAGGCGACGAGATCTATTTCGTCGCGATGTCGGAGCAGCTCGACGCGCACGTGATGCACGTGCCGGTCGACGGGGGGAAGGCCGAGCCGGTGACCGAGACGCACAACTGGCACGAGTGGAGCTTCGCGCTCTCGCCCGACGGGCAGCAGATGCTGCTCGCGTCGGGCCACTACGGTGGCGCCGATCTCTTCCAAGTCGACCTGCCGAGCCGCGCGGCCACGCGCCTAACCGACACGCCGTGGCATCAATCGTCCGTGGCGTGGAGTGCCGACGGCAAGACCTTCTACTACATCAGGTCCGTCAACGCGATGGACTCGATCATGGCGATGCCCGCTGCCGGCGGCGCACCGCGCCTCGTCTTCGCGAGTCCGTTCGACGACAAGGAGCTCGCGCTCGCGCCCAACGGGAAGACCGCCGTCCTGTGCGCCGGTCGCAAATTGTACCGTCTCGACCTCCAGACCGGCGCCATCGCGCCGATTCCGTTCACGGCGCGCTTCACGCTCCCGGCGCAGTCGGCGCCGGACATGATCATCACGCACGCGCGACTCTGGGACGGCACGGGCGCGGCCCCGGTCGCCGATCGGACGATCGAAATTCGCGGCGGCAAGATCGCGTCGATCGGGGGGCGCCAGCCTGACGGTGCCGGCGGCGTGCCGGTGATCGACGCGCGCGGCCGCACCGTGATGCCGGCGCTGATGGACAACCACTATCACTTCTGGGACTTCGGCCAGGGGCCGCTGCTCCTGAGCCACGGGATCACGACCATCCGGGATCCGGGCGCACCGCTCTCGCTCAGCATGACGTTCAAGGAGGCGATTGCGTTAGGCATCTTCCCCGGCCCCACCATCTATTCCGCCGGCCCGCTCATCGACGGCCTCGGCGACTACCACCCGCTGGTGGATGTGATGCTCGACGACACCGTCGGCGCGGCGACCGTCGTCCGCGCGTTCAAGGCACAAGGTGTCGATCTGCTGAAAGTGTATTTCATGCTCAAGCCGGAGGTCCTGTGCGCCGTCATCCGCGAGGCGCACAAAGTCGGCTTGCGCGTCACCGGCCACATCGGCGTGCACACGAGTTGGACCCGCGCCATGGACTGCGGGATCGACGGACTCAACCACATTCGGGTGTGGGCCGACTTGCTTCCCGCGAACGAGCAGCCGCAGGGCGAAAACGAGTCGCTCGCTGCCGACAGGAATCCCGTGGCGCGCATGCAATCGGATTGGCACGAGATCGATCCGGACTCGCCGCGCGTGACCGCACTCATTCAGAAGATGGCGCGCTCGAAGGTCGGCTTCGATCCGACGCTGTCCATTCAGCGGATCGACGACGGCATGCGCAAGTCGCTCGGCCTGGCGCAATTCGCGACAGCGCGGGACAGCTATCGGCGCATGTCGCGCTTCGTGGCGCGCGCACAGCAGATGGGCGTGTTCCTGCTTGCGGGCACGGACGACGGCTCGCTGTTCGATGAGATGGAAGCCTACGACAGCGCGGGCGTGCCGAAGACCGCGATCTTGCAGGCGGCGACGGCCAACGGCGCCAAGTGGTTAGGCAAAGATGGCGAGTTCGGCACGATCGAAGTCGGGCGGCGCGCCGATCTGATCATCGTCGACGGCGATCCCTTGAAGACCATGTCGGACATGCGCAAAATCGCCATCGTGGTCCAGGGCGGCCGCATCGTGTTCCGCAAGTAG
- a CDS encoding dihydrofolate reductase family protein produces MRRLRYNIAMSLDGYIADSHDGFDWILNDDTVDFAALFARVDTIMLGRRTYDLVRAHGEMPWKPDTRVFVVSRTLAPESRGNVTVVSSDPVAIASSLRRESGDGEIWLFGGGQLFAELLAGNQVDAVEVTIVPVLLGGGVPMLAPTSSRTTLALTHSHVYPSGMVALHYAVPGAAAV; encoded by the coding sequence ATGCGCCGCCTGCGTTACAACATCGCGATGAGCCTCGACGGCTACATCGCCGATTCCCACGACGGGTTCGACTGGATTCTCAACGATGATACCGTCGACTTCGCTGCCCTCTTCGCACGAGTCGACACGATCATGCTCGGCCGCCGCACATACGACCTCGTTCGCGCGCATGGCGAAATGCCGTGGAAGCCGGACACGCGCGTGTTCGTCGTGTCGCGGACGCTCGCGCCGGAATCGCGCGGCAACGTGACCGTCGTGTCCAGCGATCCGGTCGCGATCGCGTCGTCACTGCGGCGCGAAAGCGGCGACGGCGAGATCTGGCTGTTCGGCGGCGGCCAACTGTTCGCCGAGCTGCTCGCGGGCAACCAGGTGGACGCCGTCGAGGTGACGATCGTTCCCGTGTTGCTCGGCGGCGGGGTGCCGATGCTGGCGCCGACATCGAGTCGCACGACGCTCGCGCTCACGCATTCGCACGTGTATCCGAGCGGAATGGTGGCGCTGCATTACGCGGTGCCCGGCGCGGCGGCGGTCTAA
- a CDS encoding helicase-related protein, whose product MADEVGLGKTIEAGMLLRQMWLAGRARRILVLTPAAVMAQWQVELREKFNLNWPVYDDGCLTWCASPAMRGVEPSVVGRADWHRQPAVIASSQLMRRRDREKELCVEAEPWDLVVLDEAHHARRKGAGSIGEEGPNALLRLMRRLRSRTKGLVLLTATPMQVHPVELWDLLDLLGLPAGWDQNAFLRFFDLTAKPALSHDDLDELAARFRAVEREYGETSPEALTRIGVAGRVRARRILAALRDDSSIPRRTLSADDRDAAVRLMRVTTPVSRLVSRNTRDLLRRYYEAGRIDTPIAAREVRDEFIDLTADERAVYDSVEEYISTTYNRAATNDRNAVGFVMTVYRRRLASSFRALRDTLEARLEALSRRRDAHGNRLAGEDDASDDETRDDVMDAEEALTLERRALRNEERQAIDTLLRRVANLPLDTKAQRLLDVLAALQDDGYAQAMVFTQFTDTMDFLRGHLASNDATSLLCFSGRGGEVLGTDGQWQSVSRDEVKRRFREQRANILLCTDAAAEGLNFQFCGALVNYDMPWNPMRVEQRIGRIDRVGQRHQTVRIVNLHYADTVEADVYLALRKRIKLFESVVGRLQPILAQLPRTITATVLQTPPPNKHERQRLATSITSQVDELNRERTGLDLDLLAADVLEVPVRTPAALDLDRLDDVIRSATLMPPGIEVRLLGRRQYAYRAPDMTEEIRVTTDAALFDDHADSYELWSPGSPVFPTPYDR is encoded by the coding sequence ATTGCCGACGAAGTCGGACTCGGCAAGACGATCGAGGCTGGCATGCTGCTCCGGCAGATGTGGCTGGCCGGTCGCGCTCGGCGCATTCTCGTGCTTACGCCAGCCGCGGTGATGGCGCAATGGCAAGTGGAGCTTCGCGAGAAGTTCAATCTCAACTGGCCGGTATACGACGATGGATGCCTAACTTGGTGCGCGTCGCCGGCCATGCGCGGGGTCGAACCGAGCGTTGTGGGGAGAGCAGACTGGCACCGTCAGCCGGCCGTCATCGCGTCGAGCCAACTCATGCGTCGACGAGACCGCGAGAAAGAGCTTTGCGTGGAGGCCGAACCGTGGGACCTCGTCGTGCTCGATGAAGCACACCACGCGCGGCGCAAGGGTGCCGGTTCGATCGGCGAAGAGGGGCCTAACGCGCTGCTCCGCCTCATGCGGCGGCTGCGAAGTCGCACGAAGGGTCTCGTGCTCCTCACCGCCACGCCAATGCAAGTGCACCCTGTAGAGCTCTGGGACCTCCTCGACCTTCTCGGCCTTCCAGCCGGTTGGGATCAGAACGCCTTTCTTCGGTTCTTCGACCTGACGGCGAAACCTGCGCTATCGCACGACGACCTCGACGAGTTGGCAGCGAGGTTCCGTGCGGTCGAGCGCGAATATGGAGAAACGAGCCCAGAGGCCTTGACTCGTATCGGCGTCGCGGGCCGCGTGCGGGCGCGGCGCATCCTCGCTGCACTGCGGGATGATTCGAGCATTCCGCGCCGCACGCTGAGCGCCGATGACCGCGACGCCGCGGTCCGCCTCATGCGCGTCACGACACCCGTATCACGACTTGTGTCGCGAAACACTCGCGACCTGTTACGGCGCTACTACGAAGCCGGGCGTATCGATACGCCGATCGCCGCTCGCGAAGTACGAGACGAATTCATCGACCTGACGGCGGACGAACGCGCTGTATACGACTCCGTGGAGGAGTACATCTCGACCACGTACAATCGCGCGGCGACAAACGACAGGAATGCGGTTGGGTTCGTGATGACCGTGTATCGGCGTCGCCTCGCGAGCAGCTTTCGCGCTCTTCGCGATACGCTCGAGGCTCGGCTCGAAGCGCTTTCGCGCCGAAGGGATGCGCATGGCAACCGGTTGGCTGGCGAAGATGACGCGTCGGACGATGAGACCAGAGACGACGTGATGGACGCCGAGGAGGCACTCACGTTGGAGCGTCGGGCGCTGCGCAACGAGGAACGCCAAGCCATTGACACGCTGCTACGGCGAGTGGCGAACTTGCCGCTGGACACCAAGGCGCAGCGCCTGTTGGACGTGCTGGCTGCACTGCAGGACGACGGGTACGCGCAGGCGATGGTGTTCACGCAGTTCACTGACACCATGGACTTTCTGCGTGGCCATCTCGCATCCAACGACGCCACCTCGCTCCTCTGCTTTTCGGGGCGCGGGGGAGAAGTGCTGGGGACCGATGGGCAATGGCAGTCGGTGTCGCGCGACGAAGTGAAACGCCGTTTTCGAGAGCAACGTGCCAACATCCTGTTGTGCACCGACGCTGCCGCTGAAGGTCTCAACTTCCAATTCTGCGGCGCGCTCGTGAATTACGACATGCCGTGGAATCCTATGCGTGTCGAGCAACGAATCGGCCGCATCGATCGCGTGGGTCAAAGACATCAAACGGTTCGCATCGTGAATCTGCACTACGCGGATACTGTAGAGGCCGACGTCTACCTCGCGTTACGGAAACGTATCAAGTTGTTCGAATCAGTCGTGGGGCGTCTCCAGCCGATCCTCGCACAGTTGCCACGCACTATCACGGCTACCGTGCTTCAGACGCCGCCGCCAAACAAGCACGAAAGGCAACGTCTCGCGACAAGTATCACCAGCCAGGTTGATGAATTGAATCGTGAGCGTACTGGTCTCGATCTGGACCTTCTCGCTGCCGACGTGCTGGAGGTGCCCGTCCGAACGCCAGCGGCGCTCGACCTCGATCGTCTCGACGACGTGATTCGCAGTGCAACTCTGATGCCTCCTGGTATCGAGGTGCGTCTTCTTGGCCGGCGACAGTACGCCTATCGCGCGCCTGACATGACGGAAGAAATCCGGGTCACAACCGACGCGGCGTTATTCGACGATCACGCTGACAGCTACGAGCTGTGGTCTCCCGGATCACCGGTGTTTCCCACGCCATACGATCGCTAG
- a CDS encoding DJ-1/PfpI family protein: protein MPANSAVHVMVVEGFADWEPAHALAELRRWGKRTVRSVGFTLEPVMTMGGLRVTPDVDIASVEPTDVEVLILPGGTLWESDDYPRVALEPLLTKLVDAGTPVAAICAATLALGRAGILDDRRHTSNARSYLAARAGGYAGGEYYVDVPVIADRHVITASGLAAVDFARAIFAELGVATDDQRAMWYDLFKHGRLPDVVAAPIGDART, encoded by the coding sequence ATGCCGGCGAACTCAGCCGTTCACGTGATGGTCGTCGAGGGATTTGCCGACTGGGAGCCGGCGCACGCCTTGGCGGAGTTGCGCCGCTGGGGCAAACGCACGGTGCGCAGCGTCGGGTTCACGCTCGAGCCGGTCATGACCATGGGCGGCCTCCGGGTGACGCCGGATGTCGATATCGCATCGGTGGAGCCGACCGATGTCGAGGTGCTCATCCTCCCCGGCGGAACGCTGTGGGAGAGCGACGACTATCCGCGGGTGGCGCTCGAGCCGCTCCTAACGAAGCTCGTGGACGCCGGCACGCCCGTCGCCGCGATATGCGCCGCCACGCTCGCGCTGGGCCGCGCGGGCATTCTCGACGACCGACGGCACACGAGCAATGCACGGAGCTATCTGGCCGCGCGCGCAGGTGGATACGCCGGCGGTGAGTACTACGTCGATGTCCCGGTCATTGCCGATCGCCATGTAATCACGGCCAGCGGCCTCGCGGCCGTCGACTTCGCTCGCGCGATCTTCGCCGAGTTGGGTGTTGCCACCGATGACCAGCGAGCGATGTGGTACGACCTGTTCAAGCACGGTCGTCTTCCGGACGTGGTGGCCGCGCCAATCGGCGACGCTCGGACCTGA